The Streptomyces sp. Je 1-332 genome has a window encoding:
- a CDS encoding AAA family ATPase, translating to MGAPEAQDTARRLRAISDELSDRFYERADVVRTLVVTLLSGQHSLVLGPPGTAKSELARELTGRVDGASYWEILLSKFTAPTRMFGPIDVAALARGEYRQVYEGRATTAHVAFIDEIFKCSTAALNETLGYLNERIYHPESGGDPIRCPLIGAITASNELPTGEDSAAIYDRLLVRIEVGYLSDPSNFAALVRSAVGRPAAPARTTVDLAALQHAVAEAVPAVDVPDAIVDAICTLRAALRRKELIASDRRWRQAVGLLQASAYLDDRPAVAETDLSILTHVLWNSPAERPTVEREVLQLVNPDAKEALELADAIEEIEAQLDAMAGQSREALSDWVIRKAHNKLAMAGKRLETLRAEAAGAGRSTAAIDRVTGRQRAVRARVLTEALGVDASMVQAQV from the coding sequence GTGGGGGCACCGGAAGCGCAGGACACGGCCAGGAGGCTGCGGGCGATCAGCGACGAGCTGTCGGACCGCTTCTACGAGCGGGCCGACGTGGTGCGGACGCTGGTGGTGACGCTCCTGTCCGGACAGCACTCGTTGGTGCTCGGCCCGCCCGGCACGGCCAAGTCCGAGCTGGCCCGCGAGCTGACGGGCAGGGTCGACGGCGCGTCGTACTGGGAGATCCTCCTCTCCAAGTTCACCGCGCCGACGCGCATGTTCGGCCCCATCGACGTCGCCGCGCTGGCCCGGGGTGAGTACCGCCAGGTCTACGAGGGCCGTGCCACGACCGCGCACGTGGCGTTCATCGACGAGATCTTCAAGTGCTCCACGGCCGCCCTGAACGAGACGCTGGGCTACCTCAACGAGCGGATCTACCACCCCGAGAGCGGGGGCGATCCCATCCGCTGCCCGCTGATCGGAGCCATCACGGCGAGCAACGAACTGCCCACCGGCGAGGACTCGGCCGCGATCTACGACCGGCTGCTCGTACGGATCGAGGTCGGCTATCTGTCGGACCCCTCGAACTTCGCCGCACTGGTCCGCTCCGCCGTGGGCCGCCCGGCGGCGCCGGCCCGGACCACGGTCGACCTGGCCGCGTTGCAACACGCCGTGGCCGAAGCCGTCCCGGCCGTGGACGTCCCTGACGCGATCGTGGACGCGATATGCACCCTGCGGGCCGCCCTGCGCCGCAAGGAGCTCATCGCGTCCGACCGCCGCTGGCGCCAAGCGGTGGGCCTGCTCCAGGCTTCCGCCTACCTCGACGACCGCCCGGCGGTCGCCGAGACCGACCTGTCGATCCTGACCCACGTGCTGTGGAACTCCCCCGCCGAGCGCCCGACCGTCGAGCGCGAGGTACTGCAACTGGTGAACCCCGACGCCAAGGAGGCGCTCGAGCTCGCCGACGCCATCGAGGAGATAGAGGCACAGCTCGACGCCATGGCCGGGCAGTCCCGCGAGGCGCTGAGCGACTGGGTCATCAGGAAGGCCCACAACAAGCTCGCCATGGCGGGGAAGCGTCTGGAGACGCTGCGTGCCGAGGCGGCGGGCGCCGGCCGCTCCACCGCAGCCATCGACCGCGTCACAGGCCGCCAGCGCGCCGTCCGCGCCCGCGTTCTCACCGAGGCCCTCGGCGTGGACGCGAGCATGGTGCAGGCCCAGGTCTGA
- a CDS encoding phosphoketolase family protein yields MGESAVNPAAPTEPPTDAELRALERYWRAANYLSVGQIYLMDNALLRRPLAVEDIKPRLLGHFGTSPGLNLVHAHLNRVIKARQLDTVCIWGPGHGGPAVLANSWLDGTYTETYPDVTRDEEGMTRLFRQFSFPGGVPSHVAPETPGSIHEGGELGYSLSHAYGAAFDNPDLLSVCVIGDGESETGPLAASWHSNTFLDPVYDGAVLPVLHLNGYKIANPTIPARLPEGQLDELMRGYGYEPVHVTGDDPMTVHRDFAAALDRCLDRIAAIQREARADGAAERAKDAPGPRWPMIVLRTPKGWTGPRTVDGKPVEGTWRAHQVPLSNVRESAEHRHQLEEWLRSYRPDELFDDQGRPASGLLDIAPRGTLRLGANPHANGGLLLRSLPLKPLEEFAVDVDKPGATMNEPTRVLGGYLRQVMADTAERRDFRLVGPDETASNRLDEVYGASGKAWQEEIYDVDEDLTRHGRVMEILSEHTCQGWLEGYLLTGRHGLFSCYEAFVHIVDSMVNQHIKWLRTTRELPWRAPIASLNYLLTSHVWRQDHNGFSHQDPGFIGHVLNKSPEAVRVYLPPDTNTLLSTAEHCLASRDYVNVIVAGKQPGFDWLNLDEARAHCARGAGVWTWAGTEAPDQEPDVVLACAGDVPTLEVLAAASLLRTHLPNLAVRVVNVVDIARLMPEGEHPHGMPDAEFDALFTRDKPVIFGFHGYPWLVHRLAYRRAVHPHMHVRGYKERGTTTTPFDMVVANDLDRFRLVMDVVDRVPGLGVRAIEVRQRMKDARLRHHAYVRTHGVDLPEVRDWAWQD; encoded by the coding sequence ATGGGCGAATCCGCGGTGAACCCGGCCGCACCCACCGAACCACCCACCGATGCCGAACTGCGGGCGCTTGAGCGGTACTGGAGGGCGGCGAACTACCTCTCGGTGGGGCAGATCTACCTGATGGACAACGCCCTGCTGCGGCGCCCCCTCGCCGTCGAGGACATCAAGCCACGCCTCCTCGGCCACTTCGGTACCTCGCCCGGCCTCAACCTGGTGCACGCCCACCTCAACCGGGTCATCAAGGCCCGGCAGCTGGACACAGTCTGCATCTGGGGCCCCGGGCACGGCGGGCCCGCCGTACTGGCCAACTCCTGGCTGGACGGGACGTACACAGAGACCTACCCCGACGTCACCCGCGACGAAGAGGGGATGACCCGGCTCTTCCGCCAGTTCTCGTTCCCCGGCGGAGTGCCGAGCCACGTCGCCCCCGAGACGCCCGGCTCCATCCACGAGGGCGGCGAGCTCGGCTACTCCCTCTCGCACGCCTACGGCGCCGCGTTCGACAACCCCGACCTCCTGTCGGTGTGCGTCATCGGCGACGGAGAGTCCGAGACCGGACCGCTGGCCGCCTCCTGGCACTCCAACACCTTCCTGGACCCGGTGTACGACGGCGCGGTGCTCCCCGTCCTGCACCTGAACGGCTACAAGATCGCCAACCCGACGATCCCGGCCAGGCTGCCCGAGGGACAACTCGACGAGCTGATGCGCGGCTACGGGTACGAGCCCGTGCACGTCACCGGCGACGACCCCATGACGGTCCACCGTGACTTCGCCGCCGCCCTCGACCGCTGTCTCGACCGCATCGCGGCGATCCAGCGCGAGGCCAGGGCGGACGGCGCCGCCGAGCGCGCCAAGGACGCCCCCGGGCCCCGCTGGCCCATGATCGTGCTCCGTACCCCGAAGGGCTGGACCGGCCCCAGGACGGTGGACGGCAAACCGGTGGAGGGCACGTGGCGCGCGCACCAGGTGCCGCTGTCCAACGTCAGGGAGAGCGCCGAGCACCGCCACCAGCTGGAGGAATGGCTGCGCTCCTACCGTCCCGACGAGCTCTTCGACGACCAGGGGCGCCCGGCCTCCGGGCTCCTAGACATCGCCCCGCGGGGCACGCTGCGCCTCGGCGCCAACCCGCACGCCAACGGCGGGCTGCTCCTGCGCTCGCTGCCGCTGAAGCCGCTGGAGGAGTTCGCGGTCGACGTGGACAAGCCCGGCGCCACCATGAACGAGCCGACACGGGTGCTCGGCGGCTATCTGCGGCAGGTGATGGCCGACACCGCGGAGCGGCGCGACTTCCGGCTCGTCGGCCCGGACGAGACCGCGTCCAACCGGCTCGACGAGGTCTACGGGGCGTCCGGAAAGGCATGGCAGGAAGAGATCTACGACGTCGACGAAGACCTCACCCGGCACGGACGGGTGATGGAGATCCTCTCCGAACACACCTGCCAAGGGTGGCTGGAGGGCTATCTCCTGACGGGCCGTCACGGACTGTTCTCCTGCTACGAGGCGTTCGTGCACATCGTGGACTCGATGGTCAACCAGCACATCAAGTGGCTGCGCACCACCCGCGAGTTGCCCTGGCGCGCGCCCATCGCCTCACTGAACTACCTGCTGACCTCGCATGTCTGGCGCCAGGACCACAACGGCTTCTCGCACCAGGACCCCGGCTTCATCGGCCACGTACTCAACAAGAGTCCAGAAGCGGTACGGGTCTACCTGCCCCCGGACACGAACACCCTGCTCTCCACCGCCGAGCACTGCCTCGCCTCACGTGACTACGTGAACGTGATCGTGGCCGGCAAGCAGCCCGGTTTCGACTGGCTGAACCTGGACGAGGCACGGGCCCACTGCGCGCGGGGCGCCGGTGTGTGGACCTGGGCCGGCACGGAGGCCCCCGATCAGGAGCCCGACGTCGTACTGGCCTGTGCCGGGGATGTGCCCACCCTGGAGGTGCTCGCCGCCGCGAGCCTGCTCCGCACCCACCTGCCGAACCTCGCCGTGCGGGTGGTGAACGTGGTGGACATCGCGCGACTGATGCCGGAGGGCGAGCATCCGCACGGCATGCCGGACGCGGAGTTCGACGCGCTGTTCACCCGCGACAAGCCGGTGATCTTCGGATTCCACGGCTACCCGTGGCTGGTGCACCGGCTCGCCTACCGGCGCGCGGTCCACCCGCACATGCATGTCCGCGGCTACAAGGAACGCGGCACGACCACCACGCCCTTCGACATGGTGGTCGCCAATGACCTGGACCGTTTCCGCCTGGTGATGGACGTCGTCGACCGGGTGCCGGGCCTCGGCGTCCGTGCGATCGAGGTACGCCAGCGGATGAAGGACGCGAGGCTGCGCCACCACGCCTATGTGCGCACACACGGCGTGGACCTGCCGGAGGTGCGGGACTGGGCCTGGCAGGACTGA
- a CDS encoding TOPRIM nucleotidyl transferase/hydrolase domain-containing protein, with protein sequence MADMGAFRDAVTDWAADGLGRAASELALRAGVRTAVLLEGPSDREAVEALAVRHGRDLAAEGVCVVPMGGAMSIGRYTELLGPPGLGLRLAGLCDVGERPFYDRALERAGASRRDFFVCVADLEDELIRALGTARVEEVVRAEGDLRAWQTFVHQPAQHDRPRQQQLRRFLGTKKGRKIRYGRLLVEALDPGTTPAPLDDLLASL encoded by the coding sequence ATGGCGGACATGGGGGCGTTCCGGGACGCGGTCACCGACTGGGCGGCCGACGGGCTCGGCAGGGCGGCCAGTGAGTTGGCCCTGCGGGCGGGGGTGCGGACGGCGGTGCTGCTCGAGGGGCCGAGTGATCGCGAGGCCGTCGAGGCGCTGGCAGTGCGGCATGGCCGGGACCTGGCCGCCGAGGGGGTCTGCGTCGTCCCGATGGGCGGCGCGATGAGCATCGGCCGCTACACCGAGCTCCTCGGGCCGCCGGGCCTCGGGCTGCGTCTCGCGGGACTGTGCGACGTGGGCGAGCGGCCCTTCTACGACCGTGCTCTGGAGCGGGCGGGGGCGTCGCGCCGGGATTTCTTCGTGTGCGTGGCGGACCTGGAGGACGAACTCATCCGCGCACTGGGCACGGCGAGGGTCGAGGAGGTCGTCCGGGCCGAGGGGGACCTGCGGGCCTGGCAGACCTTCGTCCACCAGCCCGCACAGCATGACCGGCCCCGGCAGCAGCAGTTGCGGCGCTTCCTCGGAACGAAGAAGGGGCGCAAGATCCGCTACGGCCGCCTCCTGGTCGAGGCCCTGGACCCCGGAACGACTCCGGCCCCGCTCGATGACCTCCTCGCGAGCTTGTGA
- a CDS encoding DUF6411 family protein, whose amino-acid sequence MIIVGIVAVCIVLAVLAFFVPRLSRHPERGTQRTLGAGSRAGSKAPGILGRLFSKPFRSSSKAVGRSGSAGRRTRGRMPF is encoded by the coding sequence GTGATCATTGTCGGCATAGTCGCTGTCTGTATCGTTCTGGCCGTACTCGCCTTCTTCGTGCCGCGTCTCTCGCGACACCCCGAGCGGGGAACCCAGCGCACTCTGGGGGCCGGCTCACGCGCCGGTAGCAAGGCCCCCGGCATCCTTGGCCGGCTCTTCAGCAAGCCGTTCCGCAGCAGTTCCAAGGCGGTGGGCCGCAGCGGCTCGGCCGGCCGGCGGACCCGGGGCCGCATGCCCTTCTGA
- a CDS encoding phospholipase D-like domain-containing protein, which translates to MTSTKEPPELTPRATEGAVAPVAPSVEDRVTRIRRRLERLIGIAATEGNALTPLRNGDEIFAAMLAGIRRAEHTVDMMTFVYWKGDIALQFAEALAERARAGVRVRLLLDGFGSRLIESEQLDAMERAGVQVAWFRKPLYLSPLKQNHRCHRKVLVVDEETAFTGGVGIAQEWCGNARNEHEWRDTHVEVRGPAVDGMAAAFAQNWAESHDELFDHRDRFIEQQPRGEAIVQVVRGSASLGWQDMQTLIRVMLESAEERFRLSTAYFSPDAYFIELLCDAARRGVEVEILLPGPHTDKRVSHLAGQHYYEDLTACGVKIFQYQPTMMHAKIITVDGVASLIGSTNFNRRSLDHDEEVMLAVLDPEFTATLDDHFEDDVTASELIRPGRWKRRSVLQRIRELSVRPIRRFL; encoded by the coding sequence ATGACCAGTACGAAGGAACCGCCCGAGCTGACTCCGCGGGCCACGGAAGGGGCGGTCGCGCCGGTCGCGCCATCCGTGGAGGACCGGGTCACGCGGATACGGCGGCGCCTCGAGCGGCTGATAGGCATCGCGGCGACCGAGGGGAACGCGCTCACCCCCCTGCGCAACGGCGACGAGATCTTCGCGGCGATGCTCGCCGGAATCCGCCGTGCCGAGCACACCGTGGACATGATGACGTTCGTGTACTGGAAGGGTGACATCGCTCTCCAGTTCGCCGAGGCGCTCGCGGAGCGGGCCCGTGCCGGGGTGCGGGTGCGGCTGCTTCTGGACGGGTTCGGCAGCCGCCTGATCGAGAGCGAGCAGCTCGACGCGATGGAGCGGGCGGGGGTGCAGGTCGCGTGGTTCCGCAAGCCGCTGTACCTCTCCCCGCTCAAGCAGAACCACCGCTGCCACCGCAAGGTGCTCGTCGTCGACGAGGAGACCGCGTTCACGGGCGGGGTGGGGATCGCGCAGGAGTGGTGCGGCAACGCACGCAACGAGCACGAGTGGCGTGACACGCATGTCGAGGTGCGCGGGCCCGCGGTGGACGGCATGGCGGCGGCGTTCGCACAGAACTGGGCGGAGTCCCACGACGAGCTCTTCGACCACCGGGACCGCTTCATCGAGCAGCAGCCGCGGGGCGAGGCCATCGTGCAGGTGGTGCGCGGCTCGGCCAGCCTCGGCTGGCAGGACATGCAGACCTTGATCCGGGTGATGCTGGAGTCGGCCGAGGAGCGCTTCCGGCTGTCCACCGCGTACTTCTCCCCGGACGCGTACTTCATCGAGCTGCTGTGCGACGCCGCGCGGCGCGGGGTCGAGGTGGAGATCCTGCTGCCGGGCCCGCACACCGACAAGCGGGTCAGCCACCTCGCAGGCCAGCACTACTACGAGGATCTCACCGCCTGCGGGGTGAAGATCTTCCAGTACCAGCCGACGATGATGCACGCGAAGATCATCACTGTCGACGGTGTGGCCTCGCTCATCGGCTCGACGAACTTCAACCGTCGCTCCCTCGATCACGACGAGGAAGTCATGCTCGCGGTCCTCGACCCGGAGTTCACCGCAACGCTCGACGACCACTTCGAGGACGACGTGACGGCCAGCGAACTGATCAGACCGGGCCGCTGGAAGAGGCGCTCCGTACTCCAACGGATCAGAGAACTCTCCGTCCGCCCGATCCGCCGCTTTCTGTGA
- the murJ gene encoding murein biosynthesis integral membrane protein MurJ — MVKGASPAARTMPPERRTSGRHAAAGRKKKQGGLARSSMLMAVGTVVSRATGLIRQVLQAAALGTGLLASTYNTANTVPTSLYTLLIGGALNAVLVPQLVRARTTQPDGGRAYEQRLVTLVVCVLGVGTALAVWAAPQIVGLYMRDTPEHHEAYELTVTFARFLLPQIFFYGLFSIYGQILNAREKFGAMMWTPVLNNVVLIGMFAAYLTLMTVPDKVEDITTSQVRLLGLGTTAGIAVQALALIPFARAAGFRFRPRFDWRGTGLGSSVHAAKWTLLFVLANQAALTVVTNYANTADQELPEAGAGYSAYTYAQTIWLLPQSIVTVSLVTALLPRMSRAAAEGRVKDLGADLSRALRVSGVVIVPAAFLFLALGPRIASLLYAHGAADAASARPLGYMLQAFALGLIPFSAQYLLLRGFYALEDTRTPFFMAAWIAGVNIVLATVCHLLLPTRWAVVGMAGAYTLSYLAGLALTAYLLRRKLGARIDDGSLRRTYGKLFCAAGPAAGLGWAVAQVCAGPGSGTWPTAAALAAGVCTTVLGYLFLARLMKISELRRLPGMR, encoded by the coding sequence ATGGTTAAGGGGGCGAGCCCGGCGGCGCGGACCATGCCGCCGGAGCGGCGGACGAGCGGACGGCATGCTGCCGCCGGGCGTAAGAAGAAGCAGGGCGGGCTGGCCCGTTCGTCGATGCTGATGGCTGTCGGCACGGTGGTGTCGCGGGCGACGGGTCTCATCCGGCAGGTGCTGCAAGCCGCCGCGCTGGGCACGGGCTTGCTGGCCAGCACCTACAACACGGCGAACACCGTGCCGACAAGCCTGTACACGCTGTTGATCGGTGGAGCACTCAACGCCGTCCTGGTACCGCAGTTGGTGCGGGCCAGGACGACACAACCCGACGGCGGCCGTGCCTACGAGCAACGTCTGGTCACGCTCGTGGTGTGCGTGCTCGGCGTCGGAACGGCGCTCGCGGTGTGGGCGGCTCCACAGATCGTGGGCCTGTACATGCGCGACACCCCGGAGCATCACGAGGCGTACGAGCTTACGGTGACGTTCGCCAGGTTCCTGCTTCCGCAGATCTTCTTCTACGGCCTGTTCAGCATCTACGGACAAATCCTCAACGCCCGTGAGAAGTTCGGCGCGATGATGTGGACGCCGGTCCTCAACAACGTCGTGCTGATCGGCATGTTCGCCGCCTACCTGACGCTGATGACGGTTCCCGACAAGGTGGAGGACATCACCACCAGTCAGGTACGGCTGCTCGGACTCGGCACGACGGCGGGTATCGCCGTGCAGGCCCTGGCGCTCATCCCGTTCGCGCGGGCGGCGGGATTCAGGTTCCGGCCGCGCTTCGACTGGCGGGGCACCGGTCTGGGCAGCAGCGTCCACGCGGCGAAGTGGACGCTGCTGTTCGTCCTGGCCAACCAGGCCGCCCTGACAGTGGTCACGAATTACGCCAACACCGCCGACCAGGAGCTGCCCGAGGCCGGTGCCGGTTACTCCGCCTACACCTATGCGCAGACCATCTGGCTGCTCCCCCAGTCCATCGTGACGGTGTCTCTGGTCACGGCCCTGCTGCCGCGCATGAGCCGGGCCGCGGCGGAAGGGCGAGTCAAGGACCTGGGCGCGGATCTGTCCCGGGCCCTGCGGGTCAGCGGCGTGGTCATCGTGCCCGCCGCGTTCCTCTTCCTCGCCCTGGGGCCGCGGATCGCGTCGTTGCTGTATGCCCACGGAGCGGCGGATGCCGCATCGGCCCGCCCTCTGGGGTACATGCTGCAGGCCTTCGCCCTCGGCCTCATCCCGTTCTCCGCCCAGTACCTCCTGCTGCGCGGCTTCTACGCGTTGGAGGACACGCGTACGCCCTTCTTCATGGCGGCCTGGATCGCGGGGGTGAACATCGTTCTGGCCACGGTCTGCCATCTGCTGCTGCCCACCCGCTGGGCGGTCGTCGGCATGGCGGGGGCCTACACCCTGTCCTACCTGGCCGGCCTCGCGCTCACGGCGTACCTGCTGCGCAGGAAACTCGGAGCCCGCATCGACGACGGCAGCCTGCGCCGCACCTACGGCAAGCTGTTCTGTGCCGCGGGCCCCGCCGCAGGTCTTGGCTGGGCCGTCGCACAGGTGTGCGCCGGGCCCGGAAGTGGAACGTGGCCGACCGCCGCCGCGCTCGCTGCGGGAGTGTGCACGACGGTCCTCGGATACCTCTTCCTCGCGCGGTTGATGAAGATCAGCGAACTCCGGCGGCTACCCGGAATGCGCTGA
- a CDS encoding helix-turn-helix domain-containing protein — protein MSTPHRVVIAVFPDVDLLDVTGPAEVFALAGRETAGRADYQVRLAGPVAGEIRTSAGVRLVADLGFDEVGGQVDTLLVPGAVDMTDEGPIARIDADVVEWVKATAPHARRVASVCVGAHVLAAAGLLDGKTATTHWSTAAQLAAEHPAVTVDPDPIFVRTDRGRLWTGAGISACLDLALALVAEDQGEDAALAVARQLVMYLKRQGGQSQFSVPLSRPASARRDIDELRLWIAEHLDEDLSAAALAARMCLSERHFARVFKQETGTSPADYVEAARVEVARRLLETTDSPLDQVATAAGLGSVETLHRAFNRQLATTPAAYRRRFRVQTT, from the coding sequence ATGTCCACTCCGCACCGCGTCGTCATCGCGGTCTTCCCCGATGTCGATCTCCTCGACGTCACCGGCCCTGCCGAGGTCTTCGCGCTGGCCGGCCGGGAGACCGCGGGCCGCGCCGACTACCAGGTCCGCCTCGCCGGGCCCGTCGCAGGCGAGATCCGTACGTCGGCGGGGGTACGCCTGGTGGCCGACCTCGGCTTCGACGAGGTGGGCGGGCAGGTGGACACCCTCCTGGTGCCCGGCGCCGTCGACATGACGGACGAGGGGCCGATCGCCCGCATCGACGCGGACGTCGTGGAGTGGGTGAAGGCCACCGCACCGCACGCCCGCCGCGTGGCTTCGGTGTGTGTGGGCGCGCACGTCCTCGCCGCGGCCGGACTCCTCGACGGGAAGACGGCGACCACCCACTGGTCGACCGCCGCCCAGCTCGCCGCCGAACACCCCGCCGTCACGGTCGACCCGGACCCCATCTTCGTACGCACCGACCGGGGCCGGTTGTGGACCGGGGCCGGGATCAGCGCTTGCCTGGATCTCGCGCTGGCGCTCGTGGCCGAGGACCAGGGCGAGGACGCGGCCCTGGCGGTGGCCCGGCAACTGGTGATGTACCTCAAGCGCCAGGGCGGTCAGAGCCAGTTCTCCGTACCGCTCAGCCGCCCCGCGTCCGCCCGGCGCGACATCGACGAACTGCGGCTGTGGATCGCCGAGCACCTCGACGAAGACCTGTCGGCGGCGGCACTGGCGGCCCGGATGTGCCTGAGCGAGCGGCACTTCGCCCGGGTGTTCAAACAGGAGACGGGCACCAGCCCGGCGGACTACGTGGAAGCCGCTCGCGTCGAGGTGGCGCGCCGCCTCCTCGAGACCACCGACAGCCCGCTCGACCAGGTCGCGACCGCCGCCGGGCTCGGCTCGGTGGAGACGCTCCACCGAGCGTTCAACCGACAGCTCGCCACCACCCCGGCGGCATACCGCCGCCGCTTCCGCGTCCAGACCACCTGA
- a CDS encoding cysteine hydrolase family protein, whose translation MSTSTNQPSTTLRDVIGLDSRPPRLSESALILIDFQNTYRTGVMALDGAEEALAAGARLLERARAAGTPVVHILNDGGEGSPYDIRAHIGAISDEVAPVSGEAVVVKQFPNSFHATELEKTLTGLGFAAGSGKDLVLAGFMTHMCVNHTAQGAFNLGYRPTVVAEATATRALAAPDGTVLPAAALQSAALTTVTDLFGTVVPSVDGVPA comes from the coding sequence ATGAGCACCTCCACGAATCAGCCCTCCACGACCCTGCGTGACGTGATCGGCCTGGACAGCCGGCCGCCCCGGCTGAGTGAATCCGCGCTGATCTTGATCGACTTCCAGAACACCTACCGCACCGGCGTCATGGCCCTGGACGGCGCGGAGGAGGCGCTCGCGGCAGGCGCCCGCCTGCTGGAACGCGCCCGTGCGGCCGGCACCCCGGTCGTCCACATCCTCAATGACGGCGGCGAAGGATCCCCGTACGACATCCGTGCTCACATCGGGGCCATCAGCGACGAGGTCGCCCCGGTGAGCGGCGAGGCGGTCGTGGTCAAGCAGTTCCCCAACTCCTTCCACGCCACCGAACTGGAGAAGACGCTCACCGGCCTGGGCTTCGCCGCGGGCAGCGGCAAGGATCTGGTGCTTGCCGGGTTCATGACTCACATGTGCGTCAACCACACCGCTCAGGGCGCCTTCAACCTCGGCTACCGCCCCACCGTCGTCGCCGAAGCCACCGCCACCCGCGCCCTCGCCGCCCCCGACGGCACCGTCCTGCCCGCCGCCGCACTCCAGAGCGCCGCGCTGACGACGGTCACCGACCTGTTCGGAACAGTTGTTCCCTCCGTCGACGGGGTCCCGGCCTGA
- a CDS encoding VOC family protein, protein MDVTLHASFLPHSDPDASLAFYRDILGFEVRHDIGHDGMRWITVGPAGRHGTSLVLQPPATGPGITDAERRTIDEMMAKGTYAGILLATADLDSTFARLRAEDAEIVQEPTEQPCGVRDCAVRDPAGNLLRILELG, encoded by the coding sequence ATGGACGTCACCCTGCACGCGAGCTTCCTCCCGCACAGCGACCCCGACGCCTCCCTGGCCTTCTACCGCGACATCCTCGGCTTCGAGGTCCGCCACGACATCGGGCACGACGGGATGCGCTGGATCACCGTCGGCCCCGCCGGCCGGCACGGTACCTCCCTCGTCCTTCAGCCCCCGGCCACCGGCCCCGGCATCACCGACGCCGAGCGCCGCACCATCGACGAGATGATGGCCAAGGGGACCTACGCCGGCATCCTGCTGGCCACCGCCGACCTGGACTCCACCTTCGCGCGGCTCCGTGCCGAGGACGCCGAGATCGTCCAGGAGCCGACCGAGCAGCCTTGCGGCGTACGCGACTGCGCGGTCCGCGACCCCGCGGGCAACCTGCTCCGCATCCTGGAGCTGGGCTGA